The following DNA comes from Croceicoccus sp. YJ47.
GCGGCACTGGTCGTGGTCGGCGACGGCAAGGGCCGCGTCGGGTTCGGCAAGGGCAAGGCCCGCGAAGTTCCCGAGGCGATCAACAAGGCGACCGCCGCGGCAAAGAAGACGATGGTTCGCGTTCCGCTCAAGGAAGGCCGCACGCTTCACCATGACGGCAAGGGCCGTTTCGGTGCGGGCAAGGTCAATGTCCGCACGGCCCCGGCCGGTACGGGCATCATCGCGGGCGGTCCGATGCGCGCCGTGTTCGAAAGCCTGGGCGTTGCCGACGTCGTGACCAAGTCGGTCGGCACGTCCAATCCCTACAACATGATCCGCGCGACATTTTCGGCGCTGACGAACCAGTCGTCGCCGAAATCGGTGGCGCAGCGTCGCGGCAAGAAGGTCGCCGACCTGCTGGGCCGTGGCGGATCGACCGAGGCCGAGGCGGAAGCCGAAGCCGCGGCAGTCGTGGAGTAAGCGAGCATGGCCAACACCATCAAGATCAAGCAGACCGGTTCGCCGATCCGCCGTCCCGAATCGCAGCAGAAGATCCTTATCGGTCTGGGGCTGGGCAAGATGCATCGCATTGTCGAGCGTCAGGACACGCCCGAGGTTCGCGGCGCGATCGCGAAGATCCCGCATCTGGTGAAGATCGTCGATTGATCGACGCCAGACGTAACGATTGAAAGGCCGGGCACGCGCTGCCCGGCCTTTTTCGTAATGGCGACAATCCTTCGGTGCGGGGGGTGACATTTCCCCGCGCTATGGCTAAGGCGCCCACTTCCGACGGTTCCTTCGGGGGCCGACAGCGCGAATCAAAGCGAAAGCGAGTGCAGATTATGAAATTGAATGAAATTCGTGACAACGACGGTGCCCGCAAATCCCGCATGCGCGTGGGCCGCGGTATCGGCTCCGGCAAGGGCAAGACCAGCGGTCGTGGCCAGAAGGGCCAGAAGAGCCGTTCGGGCGTCGCCGTCAAGGGCTTCGAAGGCGGTCAGATGCCGCTCCACATGCGTCTGCCGAAGCGCGGGTTCAACAACCCGTTCGGCAAGGATTATGCCGAAGTGAACCTGGGCATGATTCAGAAGTTCATCGACGCCGGCAAGCTCGATGCGGGTGGCGTGATCGATCATGCTGCGCTGAAGGCCGCCGGTCTCGCACGCGGCGGCAAGGACGGCGTCCGCCTCCTTGCCAAGGGTGAGCTGACCGCGAAGGCGCAGTTCAAGGTCGCAGGCGCGTCGAAGGGCGCGCGTGAAGCGGTCGAGAAGCTGGGCGGCTCGGTCGAGACGCCCGAAGCGGCCAAGTAAGGTCCTGCAACCGGTCCGGGCGCACACGCACCCGGGCCGGTTCGTTCATGCGTCGTTGTCGGCCGATCTCCGTTCGCCGCGACGCAGGAGCATTCTTTCGCCCCAACAAGGCATTTGAGCGATCATGGCATCACGAGCCGACAATCTTGCAAGCAATCTGAGCCTCGCCAATTTTTCGAAGGCGACGGAGCTGAAGAACCGGATCTGGTTCACGATCGGCGCGCTGATCGTGTTCCGTTTCCTGAGCTTCGTTCCGCTTCCCGGCGTCAATCCGCTGATCCTTCAGGATCTCTATGCGCAGACGCGCGGCGGCGTGCTCGATCTTTTCAATACGTTTTCGGGCGGTAGCCTCGAGCGCATGAGCCTCATCGCGCTCGGCGTCATGCCCTACATCACCGCCTCCATCGTCGTGCAGCTTGCCGCCTCGCTTCACCCCGCGCTCGCCGCCCTCAAGAAAGAGGGCGAGAGCGGGCGGAAGAAGCTCAATCAGTATACGCGCTACGGCACGGTCGGGTTGACTGCGGTGCAGGGCTATTTCCTCGCGGTCGGCCTTGAAAGCTATTCCGCGGCGAGCGGGTTGCAGGCTGTGGTCGATCCCGGCCTGATGTTCCGCATCGGCGCGGTCATCAGCCTCGTCGGCGGGACCA
Coding sequences within:
- the rpsE gene encoding 30S ribosomal protein S5 — its product is MADENNNEATTVDNAGSTPTPTTASTEAADNQSPAAGDPSQPREQRGRGGRNDRGGNERGGGRGRGRGGRDDRRGGRGNNDDGEELIEKLVHINRVSKTVKGGKRFGFAALVVVGDGKGRVGFGKGKAREVPEAINKATAAAKKTMVRVPLKEGRTLHHDGKGRFGAGKVNVRTAPAGTGIIAGGPMRAVFESLGVADVVTKSVGTSNPYNMIRATFSALTNQSSPKSVAQRRGKKVADLLGRGGSTEAEAEAEAAAVVE
- the rpmD gene encoding 50S ribosomal protein L30, with translation MANTIKIKQTGSPIRRPESQQKILIGLGLGKMHRIVERQDTPEVRGAIAKIPHLVKIVD
- the rplO gene encoding 50S ribosomal protein L15 yields the protein MKLNEIRDNDGARKSRMRVGRGIGSGKGKTSGRGQKGQKSRSGVAVKGFEGGQMPLHMRLPKRGFNNPFGKDYAEVNLGMIQKFIDAGKLDAGGVIDHAALKAAGLARGGKDGVRLLAKGELTAKAQFKVAGASKGAREAVEKLGGSVETPEAAK